The genomic region TGAAGAAGTTTTAAAGAAGTTGCGTAAGGTTGGTAATCTTTAGGAGATATAACATGAATTTGGAAACCTTTACAGAATTGTCCTGTCCATTTATTTGAAGTTGGTTCAAAACCTATAGGTCTAAGAATAGCTCCTGGTAGCTTATTTCCACCCATAAAATCAAGAATTTTTTCAATATCAAGAAAAGGAGCTCCAAATATTTCAAATGGTTGAGCAGTGCCTCTACCTTCAGAAATGTTAGTGCCTTCCCATAAAACTTGGCCAGGATAAACGAGAGCAGACTCAAATGTAGGTAGATTAGGAGAAGGAGGAACCCAAGGAAGGTTAGTATCGTTAAAAAACATATCCCTTTTCCAGTTTTCCATTTTGATTATTTCAATATTACATCCAATATTAAAACAATCATTAAATAGTAAGGCGATTTCTCCAATTGTTAATCCATGCCTCATAGGTATTGAAAATCTTCCAACAAATGATTCACATTCTTTTGTAAGAAGGTTTCCTTCTACAATGCTTCCACTTATTGGATTAGGTCTGTCTAAAATGACTATTTTTTTATCAAACCTTTTAGCAGCTTCCATGCAAAAGGACATTGTATAAATATATGTATAAACTCTTGTTCCGACATCTTGAAGGTCAATTATAAGGATGTCAATATTGTCAAACATTTTTTTTGTTGGTATTCTCGTTTTACCATAAAGGCTATAAACAGGTATATTCAGAGATAAATCAATTATATCCTCTGATTCAACCATGTTATCTTGCTTTGATGAAAAAAAACCGTGTTGAGGCGAAAATAAAGCTTTTAGTTGGTTTTTAAAGGCTTTATAGATTAAGTACCTTGCATGTTCAAACTTTATATCTATTGAAGCAGGGTTACACAACAAACCTAATTTTTTTTCATAAATCCAATCAGGAGGTGAATTGATTAAGATTTCAAGTCCCGTTCTAATAGCTGCCATAATATGTTATCTCCTTTAAGATATATATATTTTTTTTATGAACTTAAAATTTCGGTTGACAAAGAGTTTAATCAAAACTAAGTAGCATTTCCAAATATATTAGCAATAACTTTAATTTTAAACAATTACAACAATAAATTCTATCAAACAATGAACAAGCGCTTTATTATTACTATAGACGGTCCTGCTGGCGCAGGAAAAACAACTCTAAGCAAGGCTCTATCTGAAAAGCTTAATTATAAATATATCGATACAGGAGCTTTGTATAGAGGCATTGCATTAGAATCAAAAAAAAGAGGAATAAATATAGATAATCCAGATGAATTGATTAATCTCTGTTCTGGGTTAGATATTAAATTCATTCAAGTGAATAAGTCTCTTAGGCTTATTTTAAATGGAGATGACATAACTGAGATCATAAGAACTCCAGAAATTTCTATGCTTGCATCTGAAATTTCGGCTAAGCCTGTTATTAGGGAATTTCTTCTCAAAATTCAGAGGGAAATGGCAAAAGAAAAAGGAGTTATCTTTGAAGGTAGAGATATGGGGACTGTCGTGTTTCCTAATGCGGATGTAAAATTTTACCTTGATGCTTCAGCTAACAAACGTGCTGAAAGAAGGTATGAAGAAATTAAATTAAAAAATTGTCAAAACTATGAAGGGGTTTTAAACGATATAATTAAACGTGATGAAAACGATAAATCAAGAACTCATTCACCTTTAAAGCCCGCTAATGATGCTGTATTAATTGATTCTACCTCTAAAAGCATAGACGATGTAATTGCTTTAATGCTATCGTACATTAATACTTTACTATAACTCGATTATCAAGTTTTTAGAAGATTAATTCGAAGAAACCTTAAAAAAACTTGATAATCGAGTATAAAAAAAATGATGTTTAAAATTTAGGTTCAAGCGAAGTAGGTATTTATAAATTTTTAGTTTATAGAAATTTTAAGTTAATTTAGCTATTTATTGATATATACTAAAAAAAATATTGTTTTTTTTAATAACTTTGTTATAAGAGCAGGTTCACGCTGGCCTGAAGTGGCTAGCTATAAATTAGGCCATAGGGGGTTTTACTTTTAATGGAAGAACTTAAAAACGAAAAAGATTCCGTTCAGGAAGATGAATCAGAAATGGAATCAAAATTAGATTTATTAGATGAACATGAAACAGATGAACATGAAACAGACGAACATGAAACAGACGATTTTGACGAAGATGTACAGCTAGTTGGAATGTATGAAGACAGTTTTAAGCAGTTTGCTGAAGGAGAAGTTGTAACTGGTAAAGTTATAGCTATAGAAAAGGATTTTGTTCTTTTAGACATCGGTTATAAGTCTGAAGGCATTATAAGAGTGCAGGAATTCAGAGATGCTGATGGTATAACAGCTAAAATTGGAGACACAATTGAGGCTATGATAGAATGGTGGGATGAAGACGAAGAACGTGTTATCCTTTCTAAAGAAAAAGCTTCGAAGATAAAAGTTTGGGAATCTATTAAAAAAATTCATGATGAAGATGGAATAGTCGAAGGTATTATTATAAGCCGAGTAAAAGGCGGTTTTTCTGTAGATATAGGTATCAATGCATTTTTACCTGGTTCTCAAGCTGATTTACGTCCGATCAGAAATCTTGATGAAATGGTCGGCAGAAAAATGATTTTTAAAGTTTTAAAATACAATAAAAAACGTAGCAATATTGTATTGTCAAGGCGATCTATACTTGAAAAGGAAAGAGAAGCCAAAAGGTCGGCTACATTAGTCGATATTAAAGAACTTGATGTAATGGAAGGTATTGTTAAAAATATTACTGAATATGGTGTTTTTGTTGATCTCGGAGGCGTTGACGGATTACTTCACATTACTGATATTTCTTGGGGTAGAGTCAAACATCCAGGAGAAATGTTTTCAGTAGGGGATAAAATAAAAATAAAAATCTTATCTTTTGATAATGAAAAGGAAAGAGTTTCCCTTGGGATGAAGCAGCTTAGCCCTGATCCATGGTCAATAGCCCTTGATAAATATCCTGTAGGTACAAAAGTTCAAGGTAAAATAGTTAGTTTGACAGATTATGGTGCTTTTGTAGAACTTGAACCTGGTATTGAAGGACTTATACATGTAAGCGAAATGTCTTGGAGTAAAAAAGTTCGCCATCCGTCCAAAATTGTGTCTGTCGGTGATACTGTTGATGCTATAGTTCTTGATATAAAACCGGAAAATAGAAGAATTTCCCTTGGTATGAAGCAAATTACTCCAAATCCATGGGATGTTATTAGCGAAAAGTATCCTAAAGAAACAATCATAGAAGGTAAAATTAAAAATATAACTGATTTTGGACTTTTTATTGGTATTGATGATGATATTGACGGGTTAGTTCATATTTCTGATATATCATGGACAAAGCGCATAAAGCATCCAGCTGAGTTGTATAACAAAGGTGATGTAATTAAAGCAATGGTTCTTGATGTTGATAAGGAAAACGAACGATTCTCTCTAGGAGTTAAACAGCTTTCACTCGATCCTTGGAAAACCGTTTCAGAAAAATACGATGTTGGTAAAAAAATTAGAGGTACAGTAACGAACATTACTGATTTTGGAGTTTTTGTCGAGCTTGAAGAAGGTATAGAAGGTCTTGTTCATGTTTCCGAAATAAGTAAAGAAAAAATAAAAACTCCAATCGGACACTACAATATCGGTGATATTATAAATGCTGTAGTTATGAATATTAATGTAGATGAAAGAAGAATTGGGCTTTCTATAAAAAAACTTGAAGAAAATCAATCAAAAGAAGATGAAAATTCTGTGAATGATTCTTCTGAAGAAAACCAGCAAGATTAAATATCTGATATATCGAAAAAAGGAGTTGCTTGGGCAACTCCTTTTTTTGTATTAAAATAAAGCTGAATGAAATCTCCGAGTTACGGAGGAAAATATGTCATTGTTGCTTAATCTTTCGTCGTATTTATTTCCCTCTCGTATCGAGAAAAAATGTCTTGATTTAGTATGGAAAATAGATTTATTAAGTTCTTATAATTATAAAAAAGCAATCAAAAAATACAATTCCATTATAAGCGCTCTTCTTATTGTTCAAAAAAAAAATCAGCTTAGCTTTGTTGGTAAAGAAGCATTAGGCAGAGCTTATTATGAAAAATCCCTGCTTTCTTTTTCCGAAGGCAACATTAAAGAAGGAATAGCTTGTTTTAAAGTTGTTTCTAATTATATTTCAATATGCGAACAATCCATAATCCCCTTTTTAGCAACTATATTTTCTGAAAATAATGATTTAAGTGACGAGGCTATTAACGCTTATATTAATTATCTTTATCTTCCAGAATCAATAACTACACCTGATATATCAAATAAAATAGCCCAATTACTTGAATCATACTGCTGCATAAATGATAAAGACACAGTTTCAGCAATTGCTCAAAAAACAAGGCTAAATTTTGAACTTGCCGCCCTTCCTGGTAAAAATCCATGCCTTGTTATTCTTGGAGGCCCTGATAAATCAAGTAAATATATTGTTAATGATAGATTATCTATCGGAAAAAATAAAAATAATAATGTTGTTCTTGATTACGAAGGAATATCTGATTACCATGCCTGTATTGTAAAATTCGGTTCAATATACTTAATTCAAAATATAGATAAAAATGAAGGAATAATAATAAAAGGGAAAAGAGTATTTGCGGACACTGTTTTAGAAGATGGACGCATATTTTTTATCGGTAGCATCAAACTATCTCTTTATATTTATCCACGTTATTTTGGTAATGACTTAGATTGGCCTTTATTTTATATAGGAACTCTTTTTTTTAATAATCATGAAATAAATAAATCCCTTGAATTTTTTAAAAGAACGATAGAATCTAATCCATGCCATGCTGATGCTTATTATTATATGGGACAAATCTTGCAATCAAAAGGATCTATAGATAGTGCTGGACAATATTATGAAAAAGCGGTTGAGCATGGTACATCAGCTGCATGGGCTCATTATTTTGTCGGAAATATGATTGAAAATTCAAAGCAAGACGTATCTTCTGTGGATTTTAAGGATAACAAAAATAGCAGACAATATAAAATTATAGAAGAATATCAAAAAGCTTATTCTCTTGAACCTTTTAACGATTTGTATGCCTATTCTCTTGCAAAAATATATAATAAAATAGATAAATTATCTGATGCTAAAGAAATAATCAACTGTGCCATTTCTATTAATCCCAATAATTTTTCTTATTTTATTTTACTTGCAGATATATTAGAAAAACTTGGAGATCTCGATGGAGCAATACATAATGCTGAAATGGCTTATTCTTTAGATTCCCAAAATATAGAAGTCAATTATTTGTTTGGAGTTTTATGCTGTAAGAAAATGTTTTATAATAAAGCA from Desulfobacterales bacterium harbors:
- a CDS encoding DUF1343 domain-containing protein; translated protein: MAAIRTGLEILINSPPDWIYEKKLGLLCNPASIDIKFEHARYLIYKAFKNQLKALFSPQHGFFSSKQDNMVESEDIIDLSLNIPVYSLYGKTRIPTKKMFDNIDILIIDLQDVGTRVYTYIYTMSFCMEAAKRFDKKIVILDRPNPISGSIVEGNLLTKECESFVGRFSIPMRHGLTIGEIALLFNDCFNIGCNIEIIKMENWKRDMFFNDTNLPWVPPSPNLPTFESALVYPGQVLWEGTNISEGRGTAQPFEIFGAPFLDIEKILDFMGGNKLPGAILRPIGFEPTSNKWTGQFCKGFQIHVISPKDYQPYATSLKLLQAIINIHKDEFEWKLPPYEYELSKLPIDLIIGDPAIRNKVEKLDKIENIVDSWTDQLNYFVEVAKKYYLY
- the cmk gene encoding (d)CMP kinase: MNKRFIITIDGPAGAGKTTLSKALSEKLNYKYIDTGALYRGIALESKKRGINIDNPDELINLCSGLDIKFIQVNKSLRLILNGDDITEIIRTPEISMLASEISAKPVIREFLLKIQREMAKEKGVIFEGRDMGTVVFPNADVKFYLDASANKRAERRYEEIKLKNCQNYEGVLNDIIKRDENDKSRTHSPLKPANDAVLIDSTSKSIDDVIALMLSYINTLL
- a CDS encoding 30S ribosomal protein S1 produces the protein MEELKNEKDSVQEDESEMESKLDLLDEHETDEHETDEHETDDFDEDVQLVGMYEDSFKQFAEGEVVTGKVIAIEKDFVLLDIGYKSEGIIRVQEFRDADGITAKIGDTIEAMIEWWDEDEERVILSKEKASKIKVWESIKKIHDEDGIVEGIIISRVKGGFSVDIGINAFLPGSQADLRPIRNLDEMVGRKMIFKVLKYNKKRSNIVLSRRSILEKEREAKRSATLVDIKELDVMEGIVKNITEYGVFVDLGGVDGLLHITDISWGRVKHPGEMFSVGDKIKIKILSFDNEKERVSLGMKQLSPDPWSIALDKYPVGTKVQGKIVSLTDYGAFVELEPGIEGLIHVSEMSWSKKVRHPSKIVSVGDTVDAIVLDIKPENRRISLGMKQITPNPWDVISEKYPKETIIEGKIKNITDFGLFIGIDDDIDGLVHISDISWTKRIKHPAELYNKGDVIKAMVLDVDKENERFSLGVKQLSLDPWKTVSEKYDVGKKIRGTVTNITDFGVFVELEEGIEGLVHVSEISKEKIKTPIGHYNIGDIINAVVMNINVDERRIGLSIKKLEENQSKEDENSVNDSSEENQQD